The nucleotide window GGCCACTTTCGCCGCCGACGATGACCCATCGGACACCATGGCACCAGCCCCACGGCTTGGGTCCCGCTCCAATGTACGGCCGCAGATCGACCGGCCCCAGCAGCGGCTCCATGCTCACGAAATGCACGCGCGCTGGAATGGCGAGCAGCTTATCAATGTCGCGGTCCGCCTCTTCCTGATTGACGATCGTCGCGCCCAGCCAGACGTTGGGCCATGGCCACACCGGCCCGGCGGCATCTGCATCGCGCGCATCGTCGATCATTTGCCGTGCGTTGCCGATACGCTTCGTTAGCAGCAACCAGTCGAGGTTCGGTGTGCTGCGGATCAGGCGAAACAAATCCGCACGCCACGTCTGATCAACCGCGTTGTCGTATACGTCCGCGAGCGACGCGCAGAACACGCGCTGGCGGCGGCCATGCTGCGCGAAAAACTCGGCATGAGCCATGTTCCATTGCAGCGGCTTGCGCCAGTTCGCCGGCGACGTGCGGCGCCGTGGCGCACCCGGCCCCCAGTTGATCGCCGTACCGCCGCTAAAGCGCGCATTGCGCGCCTCGGCGTAGCAGTGGTCGCAGCCGGGCCCGACCTTCTGGCAGCCTTCCCATGGGTTGAACGTGTGGTCGGTCCATTCGATTTTGCTGTTCTCGCTCATACGGATTCACCTGCGCCGCGCGGCTTACGCTTGATCGTCAAACATACGGTGCCGTTGCGATACTGCATTGAACTATCGATGTACATCTGCTCGCCGAGGAGGATCTCGAAATCGAGAGGGCCCAGCTGCGCAGATTCGTCGCTATCTTCCTTCTGCACGAGTTCTGGCAGTGCCGAATGCTTCGGCTTCGCTGCCTGCTTCGCGCGAATCTTCGCCATCGTGGCTGGCGCGCTGATTCGCGCGAGCTCGATCTCGCCGGCGGCGTGCATATCGAGCCCGCTCGCGAGGCACAGCGCCGCGAGCGTGACCATCACGCCACCGACTTCTTGAACCGGCTCGCCAACAGGTCGCGACCACGTGTAATCGACGAGTGCATGCGCTTCCTCGCGCGTCATGCCGCAGGACTGGACCAGCTCACCAGCCTCTTCGAAGAATCGGTGGTTGCGCTCGAGCTTATCGGCCGCGATATCCGCGCCGAAGCATTCGAGCATCCACGGCTGCACGCGCGCCTGAAACGGCTCGTCTGCCGCAGCGGCTTGCGTTGACGCAGCGAGAGCGTATGAAACGAGTTCGACAGCTGCGGCGTAGGCTTCCCCATTCATGCTCGTGCCGCGTGACTTGATCCACTTGGCAACGATATTCGCGGGGTCGTCAGTCGCCTCGCTAAACCCAACAACAGGAGACGCGAAGCCCTGCAACGTCACAGGACCGGCGCGATGCCATTTCGGATCGCCGATTGTGAACGTTGCTGCTTCGTCGCTCGGCGCGACTGCATAGCGGCCGTCTTCATGGTCGTAAAGAACTGCAATCTGTGCTTTGATTCCCATTAGAAAAGCTCCAGTTGACTCGCGTCGATCAGCCGGTCTCTGTTCCACACCGAACGCCCGTCGAGCGTGTATCCATTAAGCCAGTAGGTCTTGCCGCGCTGGTGTCGCACTTCGCCGAGCACAGTTAGATGGAAATGCGGTTTAGAAGGTGTGTCGTCGCCGTCCAGCGACCGGACGTACTCAGGGCATGTGCACGGGCCATCGATCGACTTCACGATGTACGGACCCGTGTCATAGTTCGTCCGGACACGCATACCCACACGCAACGGCACGGCGTTAGCCACGAAGTACATGTCGGGTGATGCTAGAAATCCCATCGGGCAGCGCTTCGCCCTCGATCACCGTCTTTTCCTGCTGCATGAAGTCCGAGCCGTTCGCTCCGGATGCCTTGATGAAATCGACCTCGACCTTGGCGCTATCGACAAGAACGCGCGCTACATCGGCGACCGCGCGCGCACGATCTATCTCCATCGGGTTTTCGCGATTGCGAAGATCGGCCAGCGTGTCCAGCAAATGCTGACGAACGGTGTTGATGTTGTTGCTCACGATTGCTTCTCCTTCGCCTCGCGGGCGATGCGGTTGACTTGTCGCGTAATAGCGCCCTTCAGCTGCACCAGCTTCGCAAGCTCCGGGTCTTTGGAGCGAGGATGATTGCGCCGGGCCATCTCAGCACGGTGGACGAGCTCGAGGGCATCGATGGTGATTTTCTCGACGTCGGTACTGAAACGACCTTCGCGAAAGCACACCACGTATCCGTCCGGTATCGGACCATTTGCCTGTTCCCAGACGATGCGGTGAACGCCGGTCCATCTTTGAGCGGGAACGATCGACGGATCGTCCGTCACCGTTCGGCACAGATAGCCGTCTTTCACCTTTTCGGTTCCGATCGGAACGTAATTTCGAGCATCAGCCGCCGGGCGCCCCTTCTTGTACTGCGCCTTTCGGCAATTAGGATGGGTTCCAGTAAGTCCCTTCGTACCCTTGCTCCACGGCACATGTCCTGACTGGAATCTCGTCCCGGCACCACGACCATCGCCAGTGCGACCGGAGTCGTTGCCGACGTAAAACGCCTCGCTCTTCGATAGCCCGAGCTTCTTGGCACGCTTATAAATTTGCGTGACATGCAGCTTCAGATCATCGGCAATTGCCTGCGCGCGCTCGTCCGGATAGCGGCTCGTCAGGACTGCGTCTTCCTCCGGTGTCCAGACATGTCTGTACCGCTGCGTCGAACCGGGTTTTCGCTTCGTCATGATCTCGTGCCTCGGTAGGTCTTCGTGAGACCGTGGTTCACCGCATGCCCGCGGCCCCGCACCACATTCGCGAGCCGCGCGCGATCGTGATGACTGGCCGGTGCTTGCCCGTACAGACCGAAGTAGCTATTCGCCATAACGTGCACGTCAACGGCCGGCGCGTTCGCGACGCGCCGCACGCCTTCATTCACCGTGCGCCGCCGCGTCGACCGGCGCCACGGCTTGATGACGTGGCCGACAAAATCGACGCCGCGCTCGATCGGCTGCAGGATCGTCTTGTGTTCGTTCAGACGCACGCAGAGGCGTGCCAGCAGAAAGGCTGCAATGTCGGCGTGCGCGGCATTGAGCCAGTCGGGCGACTCGTGCAGGAACACGAAGTCGTCGACGTAGCGAACGTAGTGCCGCGCGCGCACGATGTGTTTCGCGCGCTGGTCGAGCGCGTCGAGGTAGACGTTCGCGAAGAACTGCGACGACAGATTGCCGATCGGCAGCCCAAGGTGCGCCGGCTGGTTCATGAGCCGCTTGTGCGCCGGCACGAGGTCGATCGATGCCGGGTCGCCGCGGAATTCGAAGTCGGTGCGTGGATCGTGCATCAGCACGGCGCCGGTCAGCCATTGCCAGAACGGATCGCTGATCTTCGCGAGCAGCAGCTCGGACAGAACGGTTTTGTCGATGCTCACGAAGAAGTTCGCGAGATCGCACTTCAGGTAATGAGCCGGGCGCGTCCAGTTCTGCGTGATCGAGCGGATCTTCGCCTCGAGTCGCTGCGCTGCGTACAGCGTGCCGCGCTCCTTGATGCATGCGCACGAGTCGGCAACGAAGCTGCGCTCGAACCGCGGGCCTATGCGGTTGTACAGCAGGTGATGCACGACGCGATCGCGAAAATCGGCTGCCCATACCTCGCGCGCTTTCGGTCGCGTGATGACAAAGCAGATCGACCGGCCGGGACGATACGAGCCGTCGAGCAGTTCGTCGTACAGGTCGCGCAGGTTGTGTTCCAGATTCGCTTCGAACGCAAGCGCGCTGGCCTTGTTCCGTTTGGTGCGTCGACAGTCGACATACGCTTCGACCAGTTCGACGAAATGAAACGCCTGATCTCCATTTTTCCAATCTGCGGACGGCCACGGCGCGAAGCTTGTTGTTCTTGTCGTTGTAGTTCTGGTTGCCGTTGTTGAAGTTCTGATACCAGGCGTAGCCGGATATATCGCACTATCTACGTCGCCCGATCGATTGCTCAATTGGGAAACTGCGCTGGACCGGTCCGCACGCCGGCGGACGGTATCCTCAATGCGCATGTCGGTGGCCTCGTGAGCCAGCGGTGCGACCAGATTGAAAGATCGCTCAGCCATGGGAGCCTTGACCTCCATGGAGCGGGCGATTGCTTGCAGCCTTCTTCCATCCGGTGGCCTGCTTGCCGATGCTCGTGGTCAGTTCGACCGCGCGAGCGTAGGAACCCTTGTCGACCTTGCGCTTGTTGAAACCGAGCCGAAGCAGCAGGTTGATCACCTGCAGGCGCTCGATGAGCTCGGTCAGATGCGGCGATTTGTCCGTCGCAACATTCGCGCGATATACGAGCACGATGATCTCGATGCACTCTAGATTAATCTTCTCGCCGATCGACCGCTTGAAGTCCCGCTGCATGTTCGTGACGACATCTGTCACGACATCCAGCAGGTCTTCTGCGGCGCGGTAGATCGGCAGTTGGGTGTGCAGGGCCACGATGGATTTAAATCGTTAAATTACTGAAGGAATAAATCTGCGGACGGCCACGGCGCGAAGCTCGCAGTCCTTGCCGTCGTAGCCCTGGCCGCCGCTGGTGAAGTACTGAAACCAGGCGGAGCCGGAATTGGATTCGTACTGCTCACCGGACCAGTACCAGGCCGATGCGAAAGCACTCTTGACGTTTGCGAACAGGAGCGACTGCTCGCGCCGCGTCGGCAGGTCGCCGCCCTGCTCGATGGCCCACTCGCGTGCCGCTTCCCACTGAACCGACTCTTTCTCGCCGGGTAGCAGGATCAGGTAGTGCGCGAGGCTGCCGTCGTCGTTCAGCACGGCGCCGGCGAAGCGCTCACCCGACGCGAGCGGAATCGCGGCCGCGGGGACGCGGTATTCGGTCGTCGCCTGCTTTTCGAAGGTGGCGATCATTTCGGCTACCTTCGCGTGCGCCGATTTGATCGCTTCAAGCGTGATCGTCATGCGATGCTCCGTTGAAAATGGATGAAGGGTTAAATCGACAATCTGCGGACGGCCACGGCGCGAAGCTCGAGGTCCTTGCCGCCGCAGGTCTGGCCGCCGGTGCCGAAGCCCTGACACCAGGCGTAGCCGGAATCCCACTCGACGTCATCGTCGGTCCAGTACCACTCCGGCTTCACGAGCGCGCGATGCTCGTTGTAGATGACGAGAGCGTCGAAGCGGTTGAACAGCACGCCGCCGACACTCTTTGCCCATTCGCGCTGTAGCTCGCGCGGCAGGCGCTCATCGTTCACGGCTACCAGCACCGTGTGCTCGACGTCACCGGTCTTGCTGACGCGGCCGTGCAGATAGACTTCGCCCTCGGCAAGCGGCGGAATTTGAATCTGTTGCATGTGTTCTCCTGAAAAAGCAGGGCGCTGAATAAAGCCGCCCCATCAAAACCGGCGCTCAGAAAACGCCGGCGGGAGTGATTCGAAAAAGCGGGCGTCATGTGGACCGCCC belongs to Paraburkholderia sp. SOS3 and includes:
- a CDS encoding four helix bundle protein — encoded protein: MALHTQLPIYRAAEDLLDVVTDVVTNMQRDFKRSIGEKINLECIEIIVLVYRANVATDKSPHLTELIERLQVINLLLRLGFNKRKVDKGSYARAVELTTSIGKQATGWKKAASNRPLHGGQGSHG
- a CDS encoding DUF1566 domain-containing protein; translated protein: MTITLEAIKSAHAKVAEMIATFEKQATTEYRVPAAAIPLASGERFAGAVLNDDGSLAHYLILLPGEKESVQWEAAREWAIEQGGDLPTRREQSLLFANVKSAFASAWYWSGEQYESNSGSAWFQYFTSGGQGYDGKDCELRAVAVRRFIPSVI
- a CDS encoding HNH endonuclease signature motif containing protein gives rise to the protein MTKRKPGSTQRYRHVWTPEEDAVLTSRYPDERAQAIADDLKLHVTQIYKRAKKLGLSKSEAFYVGNDSGRTGDGRGAGTRFQSGHVPWSKGTKGLTGTHPNCRKAQYKKGRPAADARNYVPIGTEKVKDGYLCRTVTDDPSIVPAQRWTGVHRIVWEQANGPIPDGYVVCFREGRFSTDVEKITIDALELVHRAEMARRNHPRSKDPELAKLVQLKGAITRQVNRIAREAKEKQS
- a CDS encoding phage Gp37/Gp68 family protein, giving the protein MSENSKIEWTDHTFNPWEGCQKVGPGCDHCYAEARNARFSGGTAINWGPGAPRRRTSPANWRKPLQWNMAHAEFFAQHGRRQRVFCASLADVYDNAVDQTWRADLFRLIRSTPNLDWLLLTKRIGNARQMIDDARDADAAGPVWPWPNVWLGATIVNQEEADRDIDKLLAIPARVHFVSMEPLLGPVDLRPYIGAGPKPWGWCHGVRWVIVGGESGHGARPMHPSWPRALRDQCAAAGVPFLFKQWGEWTDEDWGERAGLRDTAGVLPNGDFLLMSEGYVPPFDDGARLEAAGNVRLDGRMLMDRVGKKLAGRHLDGRTHDDFPKGAA
- a CDS encoding RNA-directed DNA polymerase, with protein sequence MEHNLRDLYDELLDGSYRPGRSICFVITRPKAREVWAADFRDRVVHHLLYNRIGPRFERSFVADSCACIKERGTLYAAQRLEAKIRSITQNWTRPAHYLKCDLANFFVSIDKTVLSELLLAKISDPFWQWLTGAVLMHDPRTDFEFRGDPASIDLVPAHKRLMNQPAHLGLPIGNLSSQFFANVYLDALDQRAKHIVRARHYVRYVDDFVFLHESPDWLNAAHADIAAFLLARLCVRLNEHKTILQPIERGVDFVGHVIKPWRRSTRRRTVNEGVRRVANAPAVDVHVMANSYFGLYGQAPASHHDRARLANVVRGRGHAVNHGLTKTYRGTRS